Proteins from a single region of Apium graveolens cultivar Ventura chromosome 7, ASM990537v1, whole genome shotgun sequence:
- the LOC141671302 gene encoding glutathione S-transferase T1-like gives MLLSVINPMGKLPALVHGSYKLFESHAILIYLACSFPGVADHWYPSDIQKRAKIHFVLDWHHSNLRQGEVGYVHNRTLKPLLGGKLDPEAAAVNEKLLSKSLAKIERI, from the exons ATGCTGCTTTCAGTAATAAATCCTATGGGAAAATTGCCAGCACTTGTTCATGGAAGTTACAAGCTCTTTGAGAG CCATGCAATTCTTATCTATCTCGCTTGTTCATTTCCTGGAGTTGCAGATCACTG GTATCCATCTGATATACAGAAAAGAGCAAAGATCCACTTCGTGTTAGATTGGCATCATTCGAATTTACGACAGGGTGAAG TTGGTTATGTTCATAATAGGACACTTAAACCTCTACTTGGTGGTAAATTGGATCCAGAAGCTGCTGCTGTTAATGAAAAGCTTCTGTCTAAATCTCTTGCAAAAATTGAAAGGATCTAG